One window of the Corynebacterium glutamicum ATCC 13032 genome contains the following:
- a CDS encoding aldo/keto reductase — protein sequence MTLSLPPIGFGTVHLDGAPGVEAIATAIDAGYRLIDTAYNYENEGTVGKAVRESGVPREELIVTSKLPGRFHARDLGRVRIEESLYRLNLDYIDLLLIHWPNPSKDLYVEAWETLIEVRDAGLVKHIGVSNFLPNHIDRLRRETGELPAVNQIELHPYFPQVEQVDFHDELGIITEAWSPLSNGRGLVEEPLLKEIGERYGVGSGEIALAWHHARGIVPIPRSTNPARQRSNLEAVKISLIDEDVQAITALARKNGRIKDQDPAVYEEF from the coding sequence ATGACTCTTTCCCTTCCTCCAATTGGTTTCGGCACCGTTCATCTTGATGGCGCACCTGGCGTTGAAGCCATCGCTACTGCCATTGATGCTGGTTACCGCCTCATCGACACCGCGTACAACTATGAAAATGAAGGTACCGTGGGCAAGGCTGTCCGCGAGTCGGGTGTCCCCCGCGAGGAATTGATTGTTACCAGTAAGCTCCCTGGCCGCTTCCATGCTCGCGATCTAGGACGCGTCCGCATTGAGGAAAGTCTATACCGCCTCAACTTAGATTACATCGATCTCCTCTTGATTCACTGGCCTAATCCCAGCAAGGATCTCTACGTCGAGGCGTGGGAAACGCTGATTGAAGTCCGCGATGCTGGCCTGGTCAAGCACATCGGAGTGTCTAACTTCCTTCCAAATCACATTGATCGCCTGCGCCGCGAAACCGGTGAACTGCCGGCCGTTAACCAGATCGAGTTGCACCCCTATTTCCCGCAGGTGGAGCAGGTAGATTTCCACGATGAGCTGGGCATCATTACCGAGGCCTGGAGCCCGCTCAGCAACGGTCGCGGACTCGTCGAAGAGCCATTGCTCAAGGAAATCGGCGAGCGCTACGGGGTCGGCAGCGGCGAAATCGCCCTCGCTTGGCATCACGCCAGGGGAATCGTTCCGATTCCACGCTCCACCAACCCGGCCAGGCAGCGCAGCAACTTGGAGGCGGTAAAGATTTCGCTTATCGACGAAGACGTCCAGGCGATTACCGCTTTGGCGCGCAAAAACGGCCGGATCAAAGATCAAGATCCAGCCGTCTATGAAGAATTCTAG